The Eubacteriaceae bacterium Marseille-Q4139 genome has a window encoding:
- a CDS encoding DUF1667 domain-containing protein produces METRELTCIGCPMGCQLSAVLDGGEIRVTGNQCVRGEIYAKKEVTAPERIVTSAVPVKGGAVPMVSVKTRESIPKAKIFACMEEIRRVSVVAPVKIGDIIIENCAGTGVPVVATKDVGKAEQ; encoded by the coding sequence ATGGAAACGAGAGAACTGACCTGTATCGGCTGTCCCATGGGCTGTCAGCTTTCGGCCGTTTTGGACGGCGGCGAAATCCGCGTGACGGGAAACCAGTGCGTCCGCGGGGAGATCTATGCGAAAAAAGAGGTGACGGCGCCGGAGCGGATTGTGACTTCTGCTGTGCCGGTGAAAGGCGGCGCGGTTCCGATGGTGTCCGTGAAAACAAGGGAAAGCATCCCCAAGGCGAAAATTTTTGCCTGCATGGAGGAAATCCGGCGGGTTTCTGTGGTTGCGCCTGTGAAGATCGGTGATATAATAATAGAAAACTGCGCCGGGACGGGCGTGCCGGTCGTGGCGACAAAGGATGTTGGAAAGGCGGAACAGTAG